The proteins below come from a single Isachenkonia alkalipeptolytica genomic window:
- a CDS encoding thioesterase family protein, which yields MEDEIIMNIENGIFLCPWKVLPMSVDYNGHMNDAEYGKLFSRSLDHWIDALGLDERGKENFQYTFFTLEAHICYLKEVEEGERLTVFPQVIDRDEKRIHLFMIMENSKEEPVATSEQMVMGMDKTTNRPAPFPENMHENLQKYHRAQKDLVTPKEVGRKIGIRRK from the coding sequence ATGGAAGATGAAATAATAATGAATATAGAAAACGGAATCTTTTTATGCCCTTGGAAAGTATTACCGATGTCCGTAGACTATAATGGACACATGAATGATGCCGAGTATGGGAAGCTCTTCAGTAGGAGTCTGGACCACTGGATCGATGCTTTAGGACTGGATGAAAGGGGAAAAGAAAACTTTCAGTACACTTTTTTCACCTTAGAGGCCCATATCTGTTATTTAAAAGAAGTGGAAGAAGGTGAGCGTTTGACGGTTTTTCCTCAGGTGATTGATCGGGATGAAAAACGGATTCATCTTTTTATGATCATGGAAAATTCTAAGGAAGAACCTGTGGCCACAAGCGAACAGATGGTTATGGGAATGGACAAAACTACGAACCGTCCCGCTCCCTTTCCTGAGAATATGCATGAAAACTTACAGAAATACCATAGAGCACAGAAGGATTTGGTGACCCCAAAAGAAGTAGGAAGAAAAATCGGTATTCGAAGAAAGTAA
- a CDS encoding glycine betaine ABC transporter substrate-binding protein yields the protein MKKKLILGVLLITVLLFTACGNDEGEEAAEISFGVTPWTSTVPPTEVASLIIQEMGYEVSYMETDAAGVYMGLAGDDNDIFMDGWIPAHEVYFETYEDEVESISISYDEAEQGWVVPEYMEDINSIEDILGNEELFNNEMYSIEDGASITEVIDELIEGYGLEMTQVNSSEAAMIAQVMRNMENEEPVVFYGWRPHTMFRNLDIKLIDDDRGYFEESSVHVVVDKKLQEKAPDVYAFLENWSIDIGDVEQMIVEIEDEGRDPEEVAQEWIDNNQEKVDEMINN from the coding sequence ATGAAGAAAAAATTAATTCTTGGAGTATTATTGATAACCGTGTTATTATTTACAGCTTGTGGAAATGATGAAGGAGAAGAAGCGGCGGAAATTTCCTTTGGTGTAACTCCATGGACTAGTACGGTTCCACCAACAGAAGTAGCAAGCTTGATTATCCAAGAAATGGGTTATGAAGTATCCTATATGGAAACCGACGCTGCAGGGGTTTATATGGGCTTAGCAGGAGATGACAATGACATCTTTATGGATGGTTGGATTCCTGCCCATGAAGTATATTTTGAAACCTACGAGGATGAAGTGGAAAGTATTTCCATAAGCTACGACGAAGCAGAGCAAGGCTGGGTAGTACCAGAATATATGGAAGATATTAATTCTATCGAAGATATTTTAGGAAATGAAGAGCTATTTAATAATGAAATGTATTCCATTGAAGATGGAGCCAGCATTACGGAAGTTATTGATGAATTAATCGAAGGCTACGGATTGGAAATGACCCAGGTTAACTCATCGGAAGCCGCCATGATCGCTCAGGTTATGAGAAATATGGAAAATGAAGAACCGGTGGTATTCTATGGATGGAGACCCCATACCATGTTTAGAAATCTGGATATCAAATTGATCGATGATGATCGAGGCTACTTTGAAGAATCCTCGGTACATGTGGTAGTGGATAAGAAGTTGCAGGAAAAAGCCCCTGATGTATATGCATTTCTTGAAAATTGGAGTATTGATATCGGTGATGTGGAGCAAATGATTGTTGAAATCGAAGACGAAGGAAGAGATCCTGAAGAAGTAGCCCAGGAATGGATTGATAATAATCAGGAAAAAGTAGACGAAATGATTAACAACTAA
- a CDS encoding glycine betaine ABC transporter substrate-binding protein: MFTSYKSKKAILVFAVLLLSMIVLFACGDSEEEVDNGGKEAESNETIVFGMSNWSSTRVPTDIIRLILEEAGYETDETHADQPLIFMGLENENIDFFMDAWLPHTEEYLWEQYQESLIKVATSYEDVPLGWVVPTYVEADSIDDLVGNSDQYTDQIIGLSPGSGMTETSMQMMDDYDLEEYEYVSSSESAMMANAVRFIEREEAVIFLGWRPHSMFTQFDLKFLDGQDDYFKSDNVYVISYDGIQEKHPEVYDMLSRWSIDVEDLEEIMYQHEENEVPFDELAEEWVEDNRDKVDYILGNE; encoded by the coding sequence ATGTTTACTAGTTATAAGAGCAAAAAAGCAATATTAGTCTTTGCAGTTCTGCTACTTTCGATGATTGTGCTATTCGCTTGCGGTGATAGTGAGGAAGAGGTAGATAATGGCGGCAAAGAAGCAGAGAGTAATGAAACTATTGTATTTGGTATGTCTAATTGGAGCTCCACAAGAGTCCCAACCGATATTATCCGACTAATTCTCGAAGAAGCAGGGTATGAAACCGATGAAACCCACGCAGATCAACCTTTAATTTTTATGGGTCTAGAAAATGAGAATATCGACTTTTTCATGGATGCATGGTTACCTCACACGGAAGAATACCTTTGGGAACAATATCAAGAGTCCTTAATAAAAGTGGCTACAAGTTACGAAGACGTACCTCTTGGCTGGGTTGTACCAACCTATGTGGAAGCAGATTCCATAGACGACTTAGTCGGAAACTCTGATCAGTATACTGATCAGATTATCGGACTTAGCCCCGGTTCAGGAATGACAGAAACTTCTATGCAAATGATGGATGATTACGATCTTGAAGAGTATGAGTACGTATCTTCCAGCGAGTCTGCCATGATGGCTAATGCCGTACGCTTTATCGAAAGAGAAGAAGCAGTGATCTTCCTAGGCTGGAGACCACATTCCATGTTTACACAATTTGACCTTAAGTTCTTGGATGGACAGGATGATTATTTTAAATCTGACAATGTATATGTTATTTCCTATGACGGGATTCAAGAAAAGCATCCCGAAGTATATGATATGCTTTCTCGTTGGAGCATAGATGTTGAGGATTTAGAGGAGATTATGTATCAGCATGAAGAAAATGAAGTCCCCTTTGATGAACTTGCAGAAGAATGGGTTGAGGACAACCGGGATAAAGTGGACTACATTCTCGGAAATGAGTAG
- a CDS encoding cysteine hydrolase family protein: protein MRLDKTALLLIDLQNESQYGIQRLNEVINNAETIIHYCRKNHIPIIYTRQINRSDGLGLPYNDPVDATGKPKFYCSETSAVEIIDAVAPKKGDLVIDKFRWSGFYETSLDLMLKSLDVKELIIGGLVTDGCLMTSVFDGFFKDYRIHLVKDLCSTTNEGAHMASILIMANWVYGIEIYNSKEMIKRLNGFEYNSWKSESPDSLHFTPENMREVFHKLDQ, encoded by the coding sequence ATGAGATTAGATAAAACTGCTTTACTACTTATCGATTTACAAAACGAAAGTCAGTACGGTATTCAGAGATTAAACGAGGTCATTAACAATGCAGAAACTATCATTCATTATTGTCGAAAAAATCATATTCCGATCATCTACACTCGTCAAATCAATCGTAGCGACGGTCTTGGACTCCCCTATAATGATCCGGTTGATGCGACAGGCAAACCAAAGTTTTATTGTTCAGAGACCAGCGCTGTAGAAATAATTGATGCCGTAGCACCGAAAAAAGGAGATTTGGTCATTGATAAATTCCGTTGGAGCGGTTTTTATGAGACTTCCTTGGATCTGATGCTGAAAAGTCTTGATGTGAAAGAATTGATCATTGGAGGACTTGTTACCGACGGCTGTTTGATGACTTCGGTTTTTGACGGTTTTTTTAAAGATTACCGTATCCATCTTGTAAAGGACCTTTGCAGTACTACTAATGAAGGCGCTCATATGGCTTCAATTCTAATTATGGCCAATTGGGTATATGGAATCGAAATTTATAATAGCAAAGAAATGATTAAACGGCTTAATGGATTTGAGTATAATTCTTGGAAGTCAGAAAGCCCCGATTCTCTTCACTTTACACCAGAAAATATGCGGGAAGTTTTCCACAAACTTGATCAGTAA
- a CDS encoding GbsR/MarR family transcriptional regulator: MDNEQAKIQESRDIIISAIAQTMVIYGVTPSVGRIYGLLYFSDKPLSLDEIKDAVAMSKGSVSTGLRELLETEMIIKVWKKGDRKDHYIAEKDFVKNFITFFVKNIRLERSITLNASSNVRPKLEDLSQYAQSSDIRREAKRDLELMSDTEAYFRWTKKIIDDMESGEFFKHYPVPGNDKGV, translated from the coding sequence ATGGATAATGAGCAAGCAAAAATTCAAGAATCTCGTGATATTATCATTAGTGCCATTGCCCAAACCATGGTTATTTACGGAGTTACTCCATCTGTGGGACGCATTTACGGATTGTTATACTTTTCCGATAAACCCCTGTCCCTTGACGAAATCAAGGATGCAGTAGCCATGAGTAAGGGAAGCGTTAGCACAGGTCTCAGAGAACTATTAGAGACCGAAATGATTATCAAGGTTTGGAAAAAGGGCGATCGAAAAGATCATTACATTGCGGAAAAAGACTTCGTGAAAAATTTCATTACTTTTTTTGTGAAAAATATTCGTCTTGAACGGAGCATAACTTTAAATGCAAGCAGTAATGTGCGTCCAAAACTCGAGGATCTTTCCCAGTACGCCCAGTCCTCAGATATTCGCAGAGAAGCAAAACGTGACTTAGAACTGATGTCTGATACGGAAGCTTATTTCCGTTGGACAAAAAAAATTATTGATGATATGGAAAGCGGAGAGTTTTTCAAACACTATCCAGTTCCGGGTAATGATAAAGGGGTTTAA
- the pepF gene encoding oligoendopeptidase F, producing the protein MSENKLLKRWEVDESLTWDLTRLYAVADDFEKELKTFIPKSEDIQQKFEGQLDSPQTILYCLEEYESLLQKVSKAGTYSFLASSVDETDEKNQQRVAKAQMIFSKVMGNLSFIESELKEAPEEILKEAMAQTKNYRVVLQDILRSKPFKLHREVEKTLAYLDPVLEAPYQIYNQAKLADLSFPNFIVEGQEYPMSFVRFENEYQMEPDTKIRRGAFQCFSKELRKYRNTMASTYYTKLQQEKVLSDLRGHQNIFEYLLFDQKVERNLYDRQIDLIMEELAPHMRRYAKLLQKEHELEKITFADLKISLDPEYDPQVTIEESKEYIKGALSILGEDYLNLVMRSYDERWVDFAQNEGKSTGGFCAGVYGYNPYILLSWSGLMNEVFTLVHELGHAGHSMLSAENVSLLEQDPSMYFVEAPSTINELFLTNYLVKKSNDPRFKRWVLSSMIANTYYHNFVTHLLEATYQREVYKLTDQGESVHANTLDKLKKQALQDFWGDSVELNDGAELTWMRQPHYYDGLYSYTYSAGLTVATAVNQRILKEGESAVKDWLQVMKSGGTQDPVGLAKLTGVDITTEKPLKDTIAYIGSMIDEIERLTEEIHEK; encoded by the coding sequence ATGAGCGAAAACAAACTGCTTAAACGATGGGAAGTGGATGAGTCATTAACCTGGGATCTGACGAGGCTATATGCAGTTGCGGATGATTTTGAAAAGGAGTTGAAAACTTTCATACCTAAAAGTGAAGATATCCAACAAAAATTTGAAGGTCAGTTGGACTCTCCCCAGACAATTCTATACTGCTTGGAAGAATACGAAAGTCTTTTACAGAAAGTATCCAAAGCGGGTACCTACAGTTTTTTGGCATCATCGGTAGATGAGACCGATGAAAAAAATCAACAGCGGGTGGCAAAAGCCCAAATGATCTTTTCAAAAGTCATGGGAAATTTATCCTTTATTGAAAGTGAGCTAAAAGAGGCTCCGGAAGAAATACTAAAAGAAGCTATGGCACAAACCAAGAACTATCGGGTGGTACTTCAGGACATTCTGCGAAGCAAACCTTTTAAGCTCCACCGAGAGGTGGAAAAAACTTTAGCTTATTTGGATCCGGTTTTAGAGGCACCCTATCAGATTTACAATCAGGCGAAGCTTGCGGATTTAAGTTTCCCGAATTTCATAGTTGAGGGACAGGAGTATCCCATGAGTTTTGTGCGATTTGAAAATGAGTATCAGATGGAACCCGATACAAAAATTCGTCGGGGGGCCTTTCAGTGTTTTTCAAAGGAACTACGAAAATATCGAAACACCATGGCTTCAACCTACTATACAAAACTGCAACAGGAAAAAGTATTATCGGACCTAAGAGGACATCAGAACATATTTGAGTATTTGCTGTTTGATCAAAAAGTGGAACGGAATCTTTATGATCGGCAAATTGATTTAATCATGGAGGAATTAGCCCCTCATATGAGACGATATGCGAAACTTTTGCAAAAAGAGCATGAACTTGAGAAGATAACCTTTGCAGATTTGAAAATATCCCTGGATCCGGAGTATGATCCCCAAGTTACGATTGAAGAATCAAAGGAATACATTAAGGGGGCACTTTCCATTTTGGGAGAGGATTATCTGAACCTAGTGATGCGTTCTTATGATGAGCGATGGGTGGATTTTGCACAAAATGAGGGAAAATCTACAGGTGGATTTTGTGCCGGTGTTTATGGTTACAATCCCTACATTCTTCTTTCCTGGAGCGGACTGATGAACGAGGTTTTCACATTGGTTCATGAGCTCGGTCATGCAGGCCATTCTATGCTGTCAGCTGAAAATGTAAGTCTTTTGGAGCAGGATCCCTCAATGTACTTTGTTGAAGCACCATCCACGATTAATGAACTGTTTTTGACCAATTATTTGGTGAAAAAGAGTAATGATCCCCGGTTTAAGCGTTGGGTACTTTCGTCGATGATTGCGAATACCTACTATCATAACTTTGTGACCCATTTATTGGAGGCTACCTATCAGCGAGAGGTTTACAAGCTGACTGATCAAGGGGAATCGGTTCATGCTAATACATTAGACAAACTTAAAAAACAAGCCCTACAAGATTTCTGGGGAGATTCGGTGGAACTTAACGATGGGGCGGAACTTACCTGGATGCGTCAACCCCACTATTATGATGGACTGTATTCTTATACCTATAGTGCAGGTCTAACTGTTGCTACCGCAGTAAATCAGCGTATTTTAAAAGAGGGAGAATCGGCGGTTAAGGATTGGTTACAAGTTATGAAATCCGGGGGCACACAGGATCCGGTGGGTCTTGCTAAACTTACTGGAGTGGATATTACCACGGAAAAGCCCTTGAAGGACACCATAGCCTATATTGGAAGCATGATTGACGAAATTGAGCGTCTTACAGAAGAGATTCATGAGAAATAG
- a CDS encoding MFS transporter — translation MREQDMMQEKHTLANRVPFFYGWVIVLVSILGVFFSGPGQTYSVSVFIDSYIDEFGWGRSYVSSFYSLGTLAAGLLISFVGKLVDLKGHRKVMPAVITLFALACFWMIRVSAPWMLLVGFFSIRLLGQGSMTLTSTTLIPQWFYKMRGRALSFMAIGAVGGSFVLPPLNTWIIINYGWRTGWQVWGILLLVIMLPVALVFVKNKPEDIGALPDGEVIDPKASMATNSQQEKSWTLKESMKTRAFWVLMFCVTVPAALNTGVTFHLASIMEYLGFPEANAPMTAALALSVYALSQFFNNFIAGVVGDRFKDHKILSITFLGFIIVLLGFLSIRYFNLASIPIVIILGVLWGGVNGYFAITNNMIWPNYFGRGNLGSIKGFTMMAMVIGSAAGPLPFGFAFDYFGGYTEILLVTAIFPLLALVGAALSPKPDYNQYHG, via the coding sequence ATGAGGGAACAAGATATGATGCAAGAGAAACATACATTGGCAAATCGAGTGCCTTTTTTTTATGGCTGGGTGATTGTACTAGTCAGTATACTTGGAGTATTTTTTTCCGGACCGGGACAGACTTATTCGGTTTCGGTATTTATCGATTCCTATATAGATGAGTTTGGCTGGGGAAGATCTTATGTGTCCAGTTTTTATTCTTTAGGTACATTAGCAGCAGGGTTACTAATTTCCTTTGTGGGCAAGCTTGTGGACTTGAAAGGACATCGTAAGGTTATGCCTGCGGTAATAACTTTATTTGCCCTTGCCTGCTTTTGGATGATCCGAGTATCAGCACCCTGGATGTTGCTTGTGGGCTTTTTTTCCATAAGACTGCTTGGACAGGGATCCATGACATTAACTTCTACAACGTTAATTCCCCAGTGGTTTTATAAAATGCGGGGGCGGGCACTGAGTTTTATGGCTATTGGAGCCGTAGGGGGATCCTTTGTACTTCCGCCGTTGAATACCTGGATCATAATAAATTACGGATGGCGAACCGGTTGGCAGGTTTGGGGGATTTTGTTGCTAGTGATAATGCTCCCTGTAGCCTTAGTGTTTGTGAAGAATAAACCGGAGGATATCGGCGCTCTTCCCGATGGAGAGGTGATTGACCCGAAAGCTTCGATGGCCACAAATTCTCAGCAGGAAAAGTCCTGGACCTTAAAGGAATCAATGAAAACCAGAGCTTTTTGGGTATTAATGTTTTGTGTAACCGTGCCTGCGGCGTTAAATACCGGCGTAACTTTTCATTTAGCATCAATCATGGAGTACTTGGGTTTTCCTGAAGCTAATGCACCGATGACTGCTGCCTTGGCCCTTAGTGTATATGCATTATCTCAATTTTTCAACAATTTTATTGCCGGAGTAGTAGGCGATCGCTTTAAGGACCACAAAATACTTTCGATTACCTTTTTAGGATTTATTATCGTGCTTCTGGGATTTTTGTCAATTCGTTATTTTAACCTTGCTTCAATCCCGATAGTCATTATCCTGGGAGTTCTATGGGGTGGAGTCAATGGCTATTTTGCCATTACCAATAATATGATATGGCCGAATTACTTTGGACGGGGAAATCTGGGAAGTATTAAAGGCTTCACCATGATGGCGATGGTCATTGGGTCCGCCGCTGGGCCATTGCCCTTTGGCTTTGCCTTCGACTACTTTGGTGGTTATACGGAAATTCTACTGGTTACAGCCATATTTCCTTTGTTAGCTTTGGTGGGTGCCGCCCTATCTCCGAAGCCGGACTATAATCAATACCATGGTTAG
- a CDS encoding AI-2E family transporter — protein sequence MIEKFYSIGKNILILFLIIYIGSLIAWVFNPIRVAFQTLFVPLILAGLLFYLLRPFVNLLNKKMPRGISILMIYLLFLGIIILSLALVGPVLQSQVMGLANNIPQIVEGIQEWFLEIDLFNRISQLQQEEFLDIDGYIDSAMETLNNWGRGVLTGMGSFIGSVASAVFTLILLPIVLFYVLKDSKKFQDIFVKMFQQNQQSEVREVLKDVDRALSSYIQGQGLVCLFVGILCLIAFLIIGLDYALLLAIIAGLTNIIPFFGPWIGSVPAVIVALFLSPLTALFTVLAIIIIQQIESNLISPQIIGKKLNLHPLVIIFLILIAGQLVGLIGMIFVVPLFASVRVLFTHGRKIWKIKKNPIKKFPGYEE from the coding sequence ATGATTGAAAAATTCTACTCTATTGGAAAAAACATTTTGATTTTATTTTTAATCATCTACATAGGAAGTTTGATTGCTTGGGTGTTCAATCCAATACGTGTGGCATTCCAAACTCTGTTTGTTCCCTTAATTCTTGCGGGGCTATTGTTTTATCTTCTCAGACCTTTCGTAAACCTTCTGAACAAAAAAATGCCCCGGGGAATTTCAATCTTAATGATTTATCTACTTTTTCTTGGCATCATTATTTTAAGTTTGGCACTTGTTGGACCGGTGTTGCAATCGCAGGTCATGGGACTTGCCAACAATATCCCGCAAATTGTGGAGGGAATTCAGGAATGGTTTTTAGAAATTGATCTGTTTAACCGGATCAGTCAGCTTCAGCAAGAGGAGTTTTTGGATATCGACGGATATATTGACAGTGCTATGGAAACTTTGAACAATTGGGGAAGAGGAGTATTAACCGGTATGGGAAGTTTTATAGGATCTGTGGCTTCGGCGGTCTTTACATTGATATTGCTTCCGATTGTTTTGTTTTATGTATTGAAGGATTCTAAGAAGTTTCAAGATATTTTCGTTAAAATGTTTCAACAAAACCAACAATCTGAAGTTCGGGAGGTTTTAAAGGATGTAGACCGAGCTCTTAGTTCTTATATACAAGGACAGGGATTGGTTTGTTTGTTTGTTGGTATTCTATGTTTGATAGCTTTCTTGATCATCGGTTTGGATTATGCTTTGCTATTGGCAATAATCGCCGGCCTTACCAATATTATTCCGTTTTTCGGTCCATGGATTGGAAGCGTACCTGCGGTGATTGTAGCTCTGTTTTTATCACCTTTAACCGCATTGTTTACGGTGCTTGCGATAATTATCATTCAACAAATTGAGAGTAATTTGATTTCTCCTCAAATCATCGGTAAAAAACTTAATTTACATCCCTTGGTCATCATCTTTTTAATTTTGATTGCAGGACAATTGGTGGGTCTCATTGGCATGATATTTGTGGTGCCGTTGTTTGCATCTGTCCGGGTCCTGTTTACCCATGGGCGAAAAATATGGAAGATTAAAAAAAATCCTATCAAAAAATTTCCCGGTTATGAGGAGTAA
- a CDS encoding CsbD family protein yields the protein MTNKDQGKLKEKILQEWPDLNQKDLGDVLGNRDQLIQKLVREYGISHEEAERRLNEIDA from the coding sequence ATGACAAATAAAGACCAAGGGAAATTAAAAGAAAAAATACTGCAGGAATGGCCGGACCTAAATCAAAAAGACTTAGGCGATGTATTGGGAAACCGAGACCAATTGATCCAAAAGCTCGTACGCGAATATGGAATTTCCCACGAAGAAGCTGAAAGACGCCTGAATGAAATCGACGCTTAA
- a CDS encoding rubredoxin encodes MNHYKCTVCGYTYRPEKGDRVRDIEPGTSFEKLPEHWRCPTCNQFKMAFTEIDSH; translated from the coding sequence ATGAATCATTATAAATGTACCGTCTGTGGTTATACCTATCGTCCGGAAAAAGGAGATAGAGTTCGGGACATCGAACCGGGAACAAGTTTTGAAAAACTTCCGGAGCATTGGCGATGCCCTACATGCAATCAGTTTAAGATGGCCTTTACGGAAATTGACAGTCATTAA
- a CDS encoding PAS domain-containing protein has protein sequence MTEQNDEKADLFFAGPVLIIAWGPEKGWPIKYVSKNVQDILGYTSEEMVAPNFSYEDLIHPEDLQRIEGESSEKLKSKKDTYELFYRIKTKRGNYRWFYDYSKVDRDSSGKLKQIRGYLVDQTPLIETRNYLKLEKQRLSDTLEAGNIGTWEWNIQTGEVLYFENLTKISGFQLEDLLPLSLENWKKFVHPEDLPQVEAEIQRVVNKEQKNYALEIRRKHKEGHWVWIEEKGKVIRWTEKGDPLLMRGVYIDITKRKNIEKELRQAKKEAETANQAKSTFLANMSHEIRTPMNGIIGFLELLSDTEMSQQQRSYLENVQNASKNLMNILNDILDLSKIESNKMALESIPFDIRKTMEFAIGMFYQQAKMKGLELHMNLDQSLPQFVKGDPTRLHQVLANLISNGIKFTEQGEVVLRAKGEVDNEGDTIIVIIDVQDTGIGIKETDFDKLYQTFSQIDQSHTRLYGGTGLGLKITKTLVELMDGEIEVKSDYDKGSIFTVRLPFDSARNPLEKTVKKNKRDKKEGREEIFEKPKVLVAEDQELNQEIMMELLEKKGVHCDVADNGAEAVDRLKDEPYDLILMDCQMPVMDGYEATKRIREMELDQPEIVAMSAYAMKEDEEKCRAAGMDGYLSKPIDLKRLENLIERIQNQKENSLQARKMESDSDKITSEKSKAVDNKRRKTNKSHGHKNRNEKRKGIIGYLKKWLE, from the coding sequence ATGACGGAGCAAAACGATGAAAAAGCAGATCTATTCTTTGCAGGTCCGGTGCTTATCATTGCATGGGGGCCGGAAAAAGGCTGGCCTATTAAGTATGTGTCTAAAAATGTTCAGGATATTTTAGGATATACTTCTGAAGAAATGGTAGCACCGAATTTTTCCTACGAGGATTTGATTCACCCTGAAGACTTGCAGCGAATCGAGGGAGAATCTTCAGAGAAACTTAAAAGTAAAAAGGATACTTATGAACTCTTTTATCGTATCAAAACAAAGAGAGGCAACTATCGCTGGTTCTATGATTACAGTAAGGTGGACCGTGATAGTTCCGGGAAACTGAAACAGATCCGCGGGTATTTAGTTGATCAAACCCCTTTGATTGAAACCCGAAATTATCTTAAATTGGAAAAACAACGGTTATCCGACACCTTAGAGGCTGGAAATATTGGCACCTGGGAATGGAATATTCAAACCGGTGAGGTTTTATATTTTGAAAATTTAACCAAAATAAGCGGTTTCCAACTGGAAGATCTTTTACCCTTAAGCCTTGAAAATTGGAAAAAATTTGTGCACCCCGAAGATTTACCCCAGGTGGAGGCTGAAATTCAAAGAGTAGTTAATAAGGAGCAAAAGAACTATGCTTTGGAAATCCGGCGGAAACATAAAGAAGGTCATTGGGTGTGGATCGAAGAAAAAGGGAAAGTGATTAGATGGACGGAAAAAGGAGACCCTCTTTTAATGCGGGGTGTTTATATAGATATCACAAAACGGAAAAACATTGAAAAAGAACTGCGTCAGGCAAAAAAAGAAGCGGAAACTGCAAATCAGGCAAAATCCACTTTTCTTGCTAATATGAGTCATGAAATCCGAACACCCATGAATGGGATCATCGGATTTTTAGAGCTTCTTTCTGATACTGAAATGAGCCAACAGCAAAGAAGTTATTTAGAGAACGTACAAAATGCCTCGAAAAATCTCATGAATATCCTAAACGATATATTGGATTTATCAAAAATCGAATCGAATAAAATGGCCCTGGAATCCATTCCCTTTGATATAAGAAAAACTATGGAGTTCGCAATAGGGATGTTTTATCAGCAAGCAAAAATGAAAGGGTTGGAACTTCATATGAATTTAGATCAAAGCCTTCCCCAATTTGTAAAAGGGGATCCCACCCGATTGCATCAAGTGCTGGCAAATTTGATAAGCAATGGGATTAAATTTACTGAGCAGGGAGAGGTTGTGCTACGCGCCAAAGGGGAAGTAGATAATGAGGGCGATACCATAATCGTAATTATTGATGTTCAGGACACAGGCATTGGAATCAAGGAAACGGACTTTGATAAACTTTATCAAACATTTTCCCAGATCGACCAGAGTCACACCCGCTTATATGGAGGAACGGGCTTAGGCTTGAAAATTACCAAAACCTTAGTGGAGTTAATGGACGGTGAGATTGAAGTGAAAAGTGATTATGACAAGGGAAGTATATTTACGGTTAGGTTGCCATTTGATAGTGCTCGAAATCCATTAGAAAAAACAGTGAAAAAAAATAAAAGAGATAAAAAAGAAGGAAGGGAAGAAATTTTCGAAAAGCCTAAGGTTTTAGTAGCGGAGGATCAAGAGTTGAACCAGGAGATTATGATGGAACTTTTAGAAAAAAAGGGGGTTCACTGTGATGTAGCCGATAATGGAGCCGAAGCCGTGGATCGATTAAAGGACGAACCCTATGATTTGATTTTAATGGACTGTCAAATGCCGGTAATGGATGGCTATGAGGCCACGAAAAGAATACGGGAGATGGAACTTGATCAACCTGAAATCGTTGCAATGAGTGCCTATGCCATGAAAGAAGATGAAGAAAAGTGTAGGGCTGCGGGTATGGACGGATATTTAAGTAAACCGATAGACTTGAAACGGCTTGAGAATCTTATCGAAAGGATCCAAAATCAAAAAGAAAATAGTTTGCAGGCAAGAAAGATGGAATCTGATTCTGATAAAATAACAAGTGAGAAAAGTAAAGCCGTTGATAATAAACGGAGAAAAACAAATAAAAGTCATGGTCATAAAAATAGAAATGAAAAACGGAAAGGGATTATTGGTTATTTGAAAAAATGGTTGGAATAA